The genomic region GTCCTGAAGCTCGCGCCGCGCCGAGCCCGCCCGGAGAGCGAGCGGGCCGCGCTCGCCCACTGGGACGGCCTGGGTGCGGTACGGCTCCTGGAGCCGGCCGGCGCCGAGGGCGTCCTGTTGCTTGAGCGGCTGCATCCCGATGTGTCGGTGCGTTCGCTGCCCGAGGCAAAGTCGATGCTGGAGGCGGCGGGGACACTGCGCCGCCTGTGGGTCGAGCCACCGGCCGGCCCGGTCTTCGAGACAGTGGCCGAGCGGACCGGACGGCAGGCCGGGGCGATGCGGGCGGGCGCCGACAAGGAGGCGGCACCGCTGGTCGACGCGGCCCTGGCGGTACGCGAGGAACTGCTGGCCTCGGCGCCCGAGGCACGCCTGCTGCACGGCACGTTCCGGCAGAGCAAGGTCCTGGCCGGCGAGCGGGGACCCTGGCTGGCCGTGGGGCCCGATCCCGTCGTCGGCGAGTGCGCCTTCGACCTGGCCCGGCTGGTCCGCGACCGCGTAGAGGACCTGATCGCCTCCACCTCCGGTGCCGCCGCCACCCGCCGTCGGGTGAAGCGCCTCGCGGAGTCCCTGGACCTGGACCAGGAGCGGCTGCGCGGCTGGACCCTGTTCCGGGCCGTGGAGTCGGGCGTACGGGCTCGGCGGGTGAGCCGGCCGCGGGACGCCGAGCTGTTGCTGGAGTTCGCGAGCTGGCTGTAGGGGCGACGGTACTCAGGCCGCCGCGAGTCTGAGGGCCAGGACCGGGCAGTCCGCCGCCGCTCTGCGGGCCCGTTTCAGGGTTCGGGCGGGGAGCGGGGCCGCGTCGACGAGGGGGTAGCCCCATTCGTCGAGGGTGATGTGGTCGGGGAGGAGTTCGGCGCAGAGGCCGTGGGCCTGGCAGGACGTCCAGTCGATGTCGAGGTGCTGGGGCGGCTGGTCCATGTCTGTCAGCTCCTGTGGTCGGGGACGGGCAGCAAGGGGGTGCGGTCGGTCGCGGTGCACAAGCCCCGGGCGTGGACGTCGAGTTCGGCGGCGAAGGTGGTCAGGGCGCTGCGGACCAGTCGGACCGTGCCGTCGGGGTGGTGGCAGGCGCCACGGCCCTCGACGAGTCCGGCCCAGCGGGCGACGTCGTCGCGGGCGGTGCCCTGGGGACCGGGGACGGCCAGGGTGCGGAAGGCCGCGGCGATACGCGGCAGGCCGTTGAGGCAGGGACCGCACTGACCGGCCGATTCCAGGGCCAAGTAGCGCAGGACGCGGGCGGTTTCGGCGAGGCCACAGCGGTCGGTGGGGAGAGCGGCGAGGACGCCCGCGCCCAAGTTCGCGGCGGACAGGCGGAGTTGAGCCGCTTCGGCGACCGGGAGCCAGGTGCCGTGGTAGCCGCCCAGCAGAATCGCGGCGGTGCCCTCCAGCGGGAGCAGGCGGTGCAGGGGCATGCCGAAGGGGGCCTCCACGACCCGGACCTCGCGGCCGGGCACGTGCACCGTGCACAGGGTGCTGCCCGGTTCCGACGGTGTGCCGGCCGAGCGGAACCAGTCGGCTCCGTAGCGGGCGATCAGTGCGAGGTGCGCGAGCGTCTCGACGTTCTGGACGAGGGTGGGCGCCCGGCGGACGCCCTGTTCACGTACCGGAGGGTCCTGGTGGCGGGGCAGGGCGGCGTGGCCGGAGAGGTGCTGGGCGAGGGCGGAGGACTGGCCGGACAGGAAGCGTTTGGGTACGCGGACGACGCGTACGGGGATGGGGTCGTCGCGCTCGGCCACGGCCGTTTCGAGGCGTGTGGCCACGGCCGTTTCGAGGTGTGTGGCCCCGTCCTCCGCGGCGAGGTACGCCGCCCCCGCTCCGGTCGCGTGCGCCGCCAACCGCAGCCCGTCCAGGACCAGATGGGGCGAGTGGCTCAGCAGGGTCTTGTCCTTGGCGCTCGCCGGTTCGCCCTCGGCGCCGTTCGCTACGACGACGGGGGCGCGGCCGGTGCGGCGGGCCGCGTCGACGACCGAGACGAACTTGCGGTACGTGGGGAAGGCGGCGCCGCCCCGGCCAGTGAGGCCGGACTCCGCGAGGGTGCGCAGGAGGGCCGCCGGGTCGCCGTGGGCGAGGGGGCCGTAGCGGGTCTCGTGCGTGGCGCGGTCGGCGGGGGCGCCGCCGGGGGCGAGGAGGCGTGGGGCCATGAGGATGTCCGTGAACGTGCTGCTGGTCATGGTCGCGCCCCTTCGGCGGTGAGGAGGGTGGCGGGGGTGCGGTGGGCGGCTCGTACGGCCTGGGTGACGCGGATCGTGAAGGCGGCGAGGACCGCTGCGACGCAGGTGACGGTCAGCCAGAGCATCCAGTCGGTGCCGGTGTCCGTGCCGATGCCGATGCCGTGGACCAGGGCCACCGGCCAGGACGCGTAGGCCAGCCAGTGGACGGCTCGCCAGGTGCGGTGGCCGAGTCTCGTGCGGAAGAGGCTGGTGAGCAGGACGGCGAGCATCAGGTCCAGGGCGACCGTGCCGAGGCCCAGCCAGAGGGGCTGGTAGTCGGAGGCGAACGGGACGAGGACGTCGAGGGCGGTGATGTCGACGTAGCCGTCGACGACCGCGGTGGCGATGTGGATGGCCAGGAAGGCGGTCGCGGAGAGGGAGAGGGTGCGGTGGAGGGAGACCGTGCCGAAGCGGGGGAGGCCGGGGAGGCGGGTTCTCAGGCGTACGGCGATGCCCAGGAGGACCACGACGGTGAAGAGGACCAGGCAGACGGCGCCGGTGGCGCGGTTGGCGTACCAGAGGATGGAGGCGTCGGTCATGGGGCGGGCTCCGTGGCCGGCTCCGTGGCCGGCTCCGTGGCCGGCTCCGTGGCCGGCTCGGTGATCGGCTCGGTGATCGGCTCGGTGATCGGCTCGGTGATCGGCTCGGTGGTGGGTGCCGCGGGGGTTTCTCCGCCCCCGCCGCCCCTTCCCGTCCCGACCCTGGGGGCTGCGCCCCCAGACCCCCCTTCGGCCTGAACGGCCTCGTCCTCAAGCGCCGGACGGGCTGAATACGTCGGCCAGCCCGCCGTCGTCACCACCGTGCCGTCCCTTGCCACCAGTCGGGCCGGGAGGCCCAGGGCGGACAGCCAGCGTTCCGCGCCCGCGCCCTTGATCAGGGCCGCCGTGCTGGCCGCGTTGGCGTCGGCGCAGGTGGCCGCGGAGACGGAGACCGTGCGCCAGGGACTCTCGGTCGGGAGGCCCGTGTTCGGGTCGAGGATGTGGTGGAGGGTGTGCGGGCCCGAGCGCCAGGTGCGGGCCGTCGTGCCCGACGTGGCGAGCCCGCCGCCGCGCAGGCCGACCGTCGTGTACGGGCCCTGCGGGGGCGTCTCGTCGACCGGGCCAGTGACGTCCTGGACGCGGATCCGCCAGCCGCCGGCCGGGGGTTCGCCCGCGACGGCCGTGTCGCCGCCGAGGCTGACCAGGACTCCGCAGCCCGCCGCCCGCGCGAGCGTCGCCGCGGCCCTGTCCGCCGCCCATGCCTTGGCGGTGGCGCCCAGGTCGAGGCGGACCCCGGCCGGGACGGTGACCGTGCCGGTCGCGCGGTCCAGGCGTATCAGGCGCCAGCCCGGGACGGGGCGCACGGTCAGCTTCACCGGGCGCCCGTCCTCCTGGACGAGCCGGAAATCGCGGTCGTA from Streptomyces sp. NBC_00878 harbors:
- a CDS encoding NADH-ubiquinone oxidoreductase-F iron-sulfur binding region domain-containing protein, with the translated sequence MTSSTFTDILMAPRLLAPGGAPADRATHETRYGPLAHGDPAALLRTLAESGLTGRGGAAFPTYRKFVSVVDAARRTGRAPVVVANGAEGEPASAKDKTLLSHSPHLVLDGLRLAAHATGAGAAYLAAEDGATHLETAVATRLETAVAERDDPIPVRVVRVPKRFLSGQSSALAQHLSGHAALPRHQDPPVREQGVRRAPTLVQNVETLAHLALIARYGADWFRSAGTPSEPGSTLCTVHVPGREVRVVEAPFGMPLHRLLPLEGTAAILLGGYHGTWLPVAEAAQLRLSAANLGAGVLAALPTDRCGLAETARVLRYLALESAGQCGPCLNGLPRIAAAFRTLAVPGPQGTARDDVARWAGLVEGRGACHHPDGTVRLVRSALTTFAAELDVHARGLCTATDRTPLLPVPDHRS
- a CDS encoding FAD:protein FMN transferase; the protein is MTTTTDTVVDTTVRPTAAANWRALGTNVRLVTTDPALLDSCSLLLVRQLAEVDAACSRFREDSELVALDSAEGRPVKVSPLLAEALAVALRAAAATDGAVDPTVGSAMNAIGYDRDFRLVQEDGRPVKLTVRPVPGWRLIRLDRATGTVTVPAGVRLDLGATAKAWAADRAAATLARAAGCGVLVSLGGDTAVAGEPPAGGWRIRVQDVTGPVDETPPQGPYTTVGLRGGGLATSGTTARTWRSGPHTLHHILDPNTGLPTESPWRTVSVSAATCADANAASTAALIKGAGAERWLSALGLPARLVARDGTVVTTAGWPTYSARPALEDEAVQAEGGSGGAAPRVGTGRGGGGGETPAAPTTEPITEPITEPITEPITEPATEPATEPATEPATEPAP
- a CDS encoding ferredoxin, which produces MDQPPQHLDIDWTSCQAHGLCAELLPDHITLDEWGYPLVDAAPLPARTLKRARRAAADCPVLALRLAAA
- a CDS encoding aminoglycoside phosphotransferase family protein; translated protein: MAFEPPRRLVKALGEAAPSGDDWLEKLPQAAQQAVNLRELTVERVQVPGGRSSLVVLVRLPDGTPAVLKLAPRRARPESERAALAHWDGLGAVRLLEPAGAEGVLLLERLHPDVSVRSLPEAKSMLEAAGTLRRLWVEPPAGPVFETVAERTGRQAGAMRAGADKEAAPLVDAALAVREELLASAPEARLLHGTFRQSKVLAGERGPWLAVGPDPVVGECAFDLARLVRDRVEDLIASTSGAAATRRRVKRLAESLDLDQERLRGWTLFRAVESGVRARRVSRPRDAELLLEFASWL
- a CDS encoding ferric reductase-like transmembrane domain-containing protein encodes the protein MTDASILWYANRATGAVCLVLFTVVVLLGIAVRLRTRLPGLPRFGTVSLHRTLSLSATAFLAIHIATAVVDGYVDITALDVLVPFASDYQPLWLGLGTVALDLMLAVLLTSLFRTRLGHRTWRAVHWLAYASWPVALVHGIGIGTDTGTDWMLWLTVTCVAAVLAAFTIRVTQAVRAAHRTPATLLTAEGARP